GAATATTTGGCATTTTTGCAACGAATAAACTTTACTCTAAATTAGAAGTTCCATTCAACCCATGTCTGTTAATTCATCCATGTCTTGCCTGAGGTCAACATTTCAGTATCTAATGCTAGATGCAGTGTtgtgggtgggttagggttagtgttagggttagggttagtgtgggtgGGTGAACAGTGGGAAGTGTCTCACCTCAGGCTGTTGGAAGGAAAGCTAGTCCCCAGGCTCAGGTGTTCACTTCCAGCTGCCAGTCTGTTGGTTCCAGCCACAGAGAAGGAGGGGCCCAGTGGAGTGGAGGGAGGGGCCACAGAGAAGGAGGGGCCCAGTGGAGTGGAGGGAGGGGCCACAGAGAAGGAGGCGCCCAGTGGTGTGGAGGGTGGGAGCAGGAGGAGAGGAGTGGatgaaggtggaggaggaggaggaggaggtgtagaAGAACATGGGTTTGGGTTGCACTCATCTGGTTCTGTAGGGTCCATATGGTGAAGGACTGCAGTTCTGGTCAAATCCCTTTGTTCAGGAGTCACTGTAGACGTTCCTGAACCTGAGTCAGATTCTGTGGATGGATTTCTTGCGTCCTTTTGCTCCAGATGGTCCCCTTTCCTCTCTGGATCTGTAGGAAATGGTTTTAGAGTCCTGGAGGTCGTAGCTGCAGTGGATCGACTTTGGTTCCCAAAAGAGCTGACCTTCGTCTTAGGTTCTACAGTCAGAGGTTTGGTGTGGAACACTTTGACTTCTGGGTCAGGTTGACTGTTGTGGCTCTTCTGCTCATTGTTCAAGTTTACGGAAACCTTTGAGGTTTGATTTCCTACGTATTTGGTTGATGCAGTCGTGGACAGAAACAGAGCTAggtcctctgtgttctccttatCAAAGACTTTCGGCGCTTTGGGGAAATGTGACGGCTCAGAGTTAGGAGTTGGGTTTGTATCTGGTGTTTGGGATTCTGTGGACAGTTTGGATTTGTAGTGGTTCTGCTGATGGACACTGTAGTCCTCACATGAATGAGGCTGCTCGTTTCCACCCCGTCCTGAAGCATCGGATCGGTGGTTGTTGTCTGTCCCTGTTTTGGGAGGAAGGCTATCTGTTGACCCATCCTTGACGTCTTTATTTGAAGTATCAGAACTCTCCTGCTGGTTTTTACTTGCAGTGGATGTTGTATTGTGTCCTCTGTCTGCTGGTGGGCCCTTTGAAGGCTTATCGAGTGTCAGCATGGGGTCATTTAGGCTTTTAGAGTCTGAAGTTGAAGAATTTTTGGAAAACTTTGGATTTGAAGTTACCTGATAAACAGAGAGAGAACTCTTCTGAAGGCTGGAGGAGGAAGATGTGGTGGTTTTGACTGTTTTTGGACCAAAGTTTGAAGAAGCCTCAGACAGCTTGGATTGTAAACCCTTCACAGTTTCAGAGACACTTCTGTCTTTGTCCATGGTCAATTCGTGTGTCTGATGCTTGGAGACTGAAGCCGTCTCAAAGGCCTTAGTGATGTGGTCTACACTTGGGGTGTTGTCACTACTTGACTCTTTAGATACTTGAGGCGTTGGAGTACTGTTGGACATTTTAGACATGACTGTTGTTGAGGCAGTAGTAGACATTGGACCTATCTTCAGTTTTGTGTTCATACCAGTGTGGGGAACCAGTAAGTCCAAAGAAGTGACTGGAGTTGAACCTCCATCTGGATTTGGAGTGGTTGAGCGTTCACTCAGCTTGACCGTGTTTGTGTCAAAGCTCTTCACAAACTTTGGACTTGGCTCTGACTTAGGAGACCTCTGTGGTTTTAAGGCAGCCACGGTTTGACTTAAGGAACAACTGGAACCTTTTGCATCCTCCAAACATTGGGACTGAGCTTGTCTTTGTTCTGGAGAAGCAACTTTcccatttttacattttgctgttGATGTGTGATTGTCCTTCAGAGTTGTTGTATTGTTAGATGTTTTAGTGGAATCAGACATCGTACGTTCAGTCTTCCACCCTGCGTCACCAGCCTTTCCAGGTTTACTTTTCATCACCATGGGGGTTCCATTATCAATGCCTTTAGCGCCCGCAGTTTTGGATGGTTTGGTGGTCATCAGGGGTTCAGAGGTATTCCGAAGCGCTTTCGACAGCTTTGATGActgcttgtttttagtttttgtacttttgtcTTCACCAGCCTCCTTGTCTGGTTTCCCTTT
The nucleotide sequence above comes from Sphaeramia orbicularis unplaced genomic scaffold, fSphaOr1.1, whole genome shotgun sequence. Encoded proteins:
- the LOC115416417 gene encoding cyclin-dependent kinase-like 5 — its product is MERYQSLGLVGEGSYGTVLKCRHRGSGRLVAIKKFLDSDDDRTVKKIAQREIKLLRQLRHDNLVNLLEVWKRRRRWYLVFEFVERTLLDELEQNPNGLDLNTSRQYLFQILRAGAFCHQQNIIHRDIKPENILISHSGVIKLCDFGFARTVASPAEGGVYTDYVATRWYRPPELLVGDTKYGKPVDVWAVGCLFMEMLTSQPLFPGDSDLDQIHHIVRCFGHLTSHHQELFYTNPVFTGVRLPQCFSVIPLQQRFPTLPPTALDLAQRCLQMDPDERAQCSELLEHLLFTQDSFHIRFSDELNAKIQKDHRENSTLPKILKTARHVRDDGEEKERRGKDKKQAEDVDDKVLKEKGKPDKEAGEDKSTKTKNKQSSKLSKALRNTSEPLMTTKPSKTAGAKGIDNGTPMVMKSKPGKAGDAGWKTERTMSDSTKTSNNTTTLKDNHTSTAKCKNGKVASPEQRQAQSQCLEDAKGSSCSLSQTVAALKPQRSPKSEPSPKFVKSFDTNTVKLSERSTTPNPDGGSTPVTSLDLLVPHTGMNTKLKIGPMSTTASTTVMSKMSNSTPTPQVSKESSSDNTPSVDHITKAFETASVSKHQTHELTMDKDRSVSETVKGLQSKLSEASSNFGPKTVKTTTSSSSSLQKSSLSVYQVTSNPKFSKNSSTSDSKSLNDPMLTLDKPSKGPPADRGHNTTSTASKNQQESSDTSNKDVKDGSTDSLPPKTGTDNNHRSDASGRGGNEQPHSCEDYSVHQQNHYKSKLSTESQTPDTNPTPNSEPSHFPKAPKVFDKENTEDLALFLSTTASTKYVGNQTSKVSVNLNNEQKSHNSQPDPEVKVFHTKPLTVEPKTKVSSFGNQSRSTAATTSRTLKPFPTDPERKGDHLEQKDARNPSTESDSGSGTSTVTPEQRDLTRTAVLHHMDPTEPDECNPNPCSSTPPPPPPPPSSTPLLLLPPSTPLGASFSVAPPSTPLGPSFSVAPPSTPLGPSFSVAGTNRLAAGSEHLSLGTSFPSNSLR